The stretch of DNA ATTTCCTGACCCCAGGGAGCCAGTTTCATCGCTTCTGCGGTAACCTTTTCATAACCCTTTTTGCCAATGGTTAAATTAGCTACCATAGATGAGAGAGCTCCACTCATTGCAGAACACAAAGCTGCCACACTTCCACCCCCGGGAGCGGGAGCATCCGTAGAAAGTAAATCGCAGAAAGCATCTATTTTCAGATTCACCAGCCGGTCTTTTTTGGCAATGGCGTATTCAATCACTTTTTTTTCTACATCGAAGGGTGCCAATTCTGCCAAGCCCATTGATTGAATGGCTGTTTGCATAATCATTTTTTCCGGAATGCCAGTGCTTTCCTGCAAACGGTTTAAGTAAAATTTTCCCGCTTCTACCAAAGCGGCTTTGGGAATTAAACCAACCAGTTCACTGCCCGTAACTTGAATACCCATTTCACTTGCCAATTCCCGCACTTTTTCCAAAACCAGTTGAGGAGGAGTTATTTTATAGTTAGTAAGATTTATGCTTATTTGGGCGCGGTCGTAACTTTCAATAAACCAGCCGACGGCTTTGCATTGAGTAAATAAACCAGGTAGATTTATGTTATTTCCGTTTTCATCTTTAAGCAGTTTCCCATTTTTATCTTTTGCCGCTCTACCGCTTTCCCGAATTATTTGAGCTATTTCACTTGCCTTCTTTTTATCGCGAGTATTCAAATTTATGTTATAAGCAATCAGAAATTCTCTGGCTCCAATGGCTGTGGCTCCACTTTTGGCATTAAAAGAATGAGGCCCAAAATCCGGTTTCCAATAAGGGTCTTTGGCTTTTTCTGCCAAGGCCTCATATTCACCGCTGCGAATATTAGCCAGATTCTTCCATTCTTCTTTCGTAGCTGCATATTCATACAAGTAAACAGGTATGCCCAGTTCGTCACCCACTCTTTTGCCTAATTTTTTAGCATATTCAACGCATTCTTCCATAGTCATTTCCGAAATGGGAATAAAGGGACAAACATCCGTTGCGCCCATTCTGGGATGAGCGCCTTTATGTTTACTCATATCGATCAGTTCGGCTGCTTTTTTAATTGCCTGAAACGCCGCTTCCATAACTGCTTCTGGTTCTCCAGCTATGGTAAAAACAGTTCTATTGGTATCGGCGCCGGGATCAACATCCAGCAAAACCACGCTCTGCACACTTTTAATAGCGGAAGCAATTGCCTCCAACACGGTTTTATCTCTTCCTTCGCTAAAATTGGGAACGCATTCCATCAGTTTCATTTTTAAAAACCTCTATCTAATTTATTTTATGTATTTTAACCTTTACAATCTGTTTTGAAGTTGCCTGTAAAACCTGGATACTATAAGGAGGAACATTTACTACCTGTCCTTGATGCGGAATTCTTTCCAAGCGGTCTAAAATCAAACCGGCAATGGTTTCATAATCACCTTCGGGCAATTCTATTCCATAATCATCCGCCAATCTATCAATTTCTGTATCGGCAGCTACTAACCAAGTATTGGGTCCAACCTGTTCTACGGCATTTTCATCTTCATCTGTGTCGTATTCATCTTCAATATCACCCACAATTTCCTCCAAAATATCCTCCATAGTTACAATTCCTGCAGTTCCACCGTAGGAATCAACTATAATTGTCATACTGCGTTGTTCGGTTTGCATTTGTTTCAAAAGAACATCCAGATCAGTATTTTCAGGAGCAAAAAGCGGCTCGTGTATAATTTCTCCCGCTGTCATATCAGGAGTGCAATTCATCTTCAGGATATCGTATAAAATAAAGATACCCACAATATCATCGATGTTATTTCGATAAACGGGATAGCGGGTAAAACCCTCATTGCGAGCAATATTGATCACCTCCGCGAGAGTTGTTTTCTCTTGTATGGCAACAATATCAGTGCGTGGAACCATTACATTGCGCGCGCTAAGTTCCGTAAAATCCAAAGCATCTTCAATCATCTCAATTTGATTATCGCCCTTATTATCATCCGCTGTTTGAGACAGCAAAAAGGAAAGGTCATCTTTAGTCAAATAATCATATTGATACCCTTCCTGCACTCTGAATAATTTACGCAGAAAATTATTCAGCCAAGTTACCATCATCACAAAGGGTTTCAGCAAATAATAGAAAAATTTCAAAAAGGGAAACATAAGCGGGACAAGGGTTTCGGCATTATCTCTGAAAATGGCTTTGGGGGCAATTTCACCAAATATCAGCACTATCACTCCCACCAATAGAGATGTGTAATGCGCATCAAAATAAGGAGCAAAAAGACGATTGACCAAATAAGTGGAAAGCGAAGCTATAATTACATTGCAGATGTTATTACCGATTAAAGTAGTACCTAAAAATTTATCGGGCTGACGCACAAACTGTAAAACGACCGCTTTACTTTTACTCTTTTTGGCTTCTTGTTCCAATTTTATCTGGTCTATGGAAAGCATTCCCGTTTCCAAACCAGCAAAGAAAAAACAAAGCGCCAGAAAAAAAAGTAATACGATCAGGATCAGAACAATCTGAACCAAAGTCATTTATGTATTCACCTTCTCGTTTCTCCAAGCAAGACGCAATGCCTGAATAAACTCATCTATGTTTCCAGCTAAAAAAGAATCTAAACTATAACTTGTCAAGTTAATTCTATGATCCGTAACTCTTGATTGGGGGAAGTTATAAGTCCTTATTTTGGCACTGCGGTCACCCGTGGAAACCTGAGCTTTGCGAGCTCTGGCAATTTCTTGTTCTTGACGGCTAATTTCCGCATCCAGTAAACGGCTGCGTAATACCTTCAATGCCTTGGCTTTGTTTTTTATCTGCGATTTTTCATCCTGGCAAGTGACAACTATTCCAGTAGGCAGATGCGTAATTCTAACCGCGGAATCGGTGGTATTAACACTTTGTCCACCGTGACCGGTACTTCTGTAAACATCAATGCGTAAGTCACTATCCTGTATATCTATATCTATATCTTCCGCCTCAGGTAAAACAGCTACGCTGACTGCAGAAGTATGAATTCTACCCGAGGACTCCGTTACGGGAATTCTTTGCACTCTATGCACGCCACTTTCAAAACGCATTAGCGAATATACATCCTTGCCACTTAATTGGAAAACGATTTCTTTATAGCCACCCAATTCAGTTTCGTTCATAGAAATCACTTCCATTTTCCAGCCCTTCATTTCGGCATAGTGACTATACATTCTAAATAAATCGGCAACAAAAAGGGCTGCCTCTTCTCCACCTGTTCCAGCCCGAATTTCCACAATGGCATTTTTGGAATCGTTAGGATCAGAGGGAATCAGCAGATCGCGTAATTTTTGTTCCGCTTGTTCCAGTTGTTGTTGCAGTGAGGCATCTTCTTCTTTTATCAAAGCAATCATTTCTGGGTCGGATTCATTTTTTTCCAGTTCGTGCACTTCTTCCAAGTGATTTGCCAAGGTCTGATAATGTTTCCACCCATTGTTAATTTCTTTCAGCTCTTTAAAGCGTCGCAGACATTCTTTATAGCGTTTGGTGTCGTTTATCAAAGCCGGATCGCTAATTTGATCCTGCAGTTCTTTCAGTTCGTTTTCCAGTGCCTTCAGTTTTTCCGTGGGTAGCAAGGGGAATCATTCCTCCACGATTTTTACATTATGTTCGCTTATATCCATATCCAAAGCAGCTTTCATCGCTACCAAACCAATTTCTATCATATCATCATCTGGGGGCTGAGTGGTTATATGTTGTAAAGCCATTCCGGGAACGGTTAACAGTTTTACGATAGGATGATTCAAGTTTTTTCCGGAAAATTTCAGCACTTCATAAGATACGCCTGAAATAAGCGGAAGCAACAAAATATGATATCCTAAACGCAAATAAACTGGAACGGGAGTATGTAAAACATAAGCCGAAACCAAAGTATCCACAATGGAAAATAGGAGAATGCTGATTAGCAGCACGAAGAAGATGAAACTTGTTCCGCAACGGGGATGAATTGTTGACCAATTCTGTATTTTGTCTATAACGAGAGGGCAATTATGTTCATAGGCGTTTACATTTTTATGCTCTGCACCGTGATAACGGAAAAGGCGTTTGATATCTTTCATCAACGAAATCAGGTAAACATAAAGCACAAAAAAGACAATTCGGATAGCTCCGGCAAATAAATTAAACAAAACATCCTTGCGCGAAAGATGCATCCAGTCCGCCAGTTTATATGGCAGCCAGCCAAAAAGCAAAAAAGCCAAGCCAAAGGCAATTACATAACTGATAACATTTTCCGTTTGTTCCACCGTTTTGCTTTTCTCTTTTTGCTTCTTTTTGCCCTTTGCTTCTTCTTCGGCAAGCAAATCCAGCTCATAACGATTGGCAGAAAAAGTGAGGGTCTTAATACCTATGATCATCATTTCGATAAGCGAAACAAAACCTCTCACGATAGGCAATCCCAGAAACTTTTTCTTTTGCGTGATACTGATGAAAGATGTTTTTAGCAATTCTATACTGCCATCTTTCCTCCGAATTGCGGTTGCCAATTTATCTGGACCGCGCATCATCACACCTTCGATTACAGCTTGTCCACCAACGCTAATTTCTTTCTTTTCAGGCATATTCATTTCCTAAGATAGAAAAAACGCCATTTTTCCACATTTTGGAAACGAAAAAATGGCGTTAATCGGGTTAAAACCCTAATTATCCTGTTTAAGATTATATTTTTTGTTAAACTTCTCTACTCTTCCGGCTGTATCAATAATCTTCTGCTTTCCGGTATAAAAAGGATGACAGGCATTACAAATTTCTACCTGCAGTTTATCTTTTGTGCTTCTGGTTTGAAATGTATTGCCGCAGGCACAAGTAACTGTCACCAATTCATATTTAGGATGGATTCCCTTTTTCATTTATATTGTTCTCCTTGTTTATAAATAAACCTATTTGTTCCATTAAATTAGCCGGCTGAAAAATGTCAATACAAAAGTGAGAAAGTCCCATCTACAAAAAAAAGCGAACAGGTCTTTATTAAGCAACGCAAGCTTTTTTACTTAGCCCAACTAAAAAAAATAGCGCTGACAGATAACAGGATAGACGAAGTCATCAGAATGGGACATTACCTTTTCCTTAATTCAAAGAGGAATTTGCGTGGAACGGAAATTGCATTATATTAAAATAAGAGAAGAAAAAAAGGAAACAGCGATAATGAAATCAACCCAAAAGTTAGTTATATGCGCAATATTATTCTTGCCCTTGATGTTAGGTGCCACTTTGCCTTCCTGTTATTATACTTATAACCAAATTTACAGTTTATTGCAAAGTTATGAGCAGGAACATCCCGATATAGCCAAACTTTATACCATTGGCTATACTCAACAGGAGCATATTCCAATTTATGCTATGCGAATTTCCGATAATGTAGAACAAAATGAAGATGAGCCAGCTTTGCTTTTTGTCGGTCAAGTGCATGCGGAAGAGGTTTTGGGAGTGCAAACCACTATGTCTAACATTGCCGAAATATTAACTAATCATAGTCAATACCCTTATTACCAATGGATTGCCCAGCTTGATTTGTGGTTTATACCCACGCTCAATCCGGAAGGGCATAATGTAGTTACGGCAAATTTGGATGTTTCCTATCGTAAAAATAAAAGAGATAACAATAACAACGGCATTTTTGATTTTAATCCGGTAACCGGTGGGGATATTGATGGCGTAGATATAAACCGTAATTTTGCCTTTAATTGGGTGCATGGTGATACCCTTTATTGTCCGGTGGGAGATGAACAATATGATTATTACCGCGGTCCTGCCTCAATGAGTGAAAGTGAAATAATTGGATTTCAGCAGCTTTGTGAGCAATACAAATTTATCTATGCGGTCTGCTGGCATTCTTCGCGCACAGGTGATTTATCGGAAAAGC from Candidatus Cloacimonas sp. encodes:
- the prfA gene encoding peptide chain release factor 1, with product MLPTEKLKALENELKELQDQISDPALINDTKRYKECLRRFKELKEINNGWKHYQTLANHLEEVHELEKNESDPEMIALIKEEDASLQQQLEQAEQKLRDLLIPSDPNDSKNAIVEIRAGTGGEEAALFVADLFRMYSHYAEMKGWKMEVISMNETELGGYKEIVFQLSGKDVYSLMRFESGVHRVQRIPVTESSGRIHTSAVSVAVLPEAEDIDIDIQDSDLRIDVYRSTGHGGQSVNTTDSAVRITHLPTGIVVTCQDEKSQIKNKAKALKVLRSRLLDAEISRQEQEIARARKAQVSTGDRSAKIRTYNFPQSRVTDHRINLTSYSLDSFLAGNIDEFIQALRLAWRNEKVNT
- the ftcD gene encoding glutamate formimidoyltransferase; the encoded protein is MKLMECVPNFSEGRDKTVLEAIASAIKSVQSVVLLDVDPGADTNRTVFTIAGEPEAVMEAAFQAIKKAAELIDMSKHKGAHPRMGATDVCPFIPISEMTMEECVEYAKKLGKRVGDELGIPVYLYEYAATKEEWKNLANIRSGEYEALAEKAKDPYWKPDFGPHSFNAKSGATAIGAREFLIAYNINLNTRDKKKASEIAQIIRESGRAAKDKNGKLLKDENGNNINLPGLFTQCKAVGWFIESYDRAQISINLTNYKITPPQLVLEKVRELASEMGIQVTGSELVGLIPKAALVEAGKFYLNRLQESTGIPEKMIMQTAIQSMGLAELAPFDVEKKVIEYAIAKKDRLVNLKIDAFCDLLSTDAPAPGGGSVAALCSAMSGALSSMVANLTIGKKGYEKVTAEAMKLAPWGQEIKQKALEVIDKDTDAFYAMMEAMRLPKKTTAELELRKAQIEKCTQAAINAPLETMHLAISSAELASQIAKIGNANALSDAGVAALTAKCASQSAYYNILINLPGITDEDFKQKTLTEAKDLLEKCNLLCDNVEKDVLGMLMGG
- a CDS encoding DUF1385 domain-containing protein encodes the protein MPEKKEISVGGQAVIEGVMMRGPDKLATAIRRKDGSIELLKTSFISITQKKKFLGLPIVRGFVSLIEMMIIGIKTLTFSANRYELDLLAEEEAKGKKKQKEKSKTVEQTENVISYVIAFGLAFLLFGWLPYKLADWMHLSRKDVLFNLFAGAIRIVFFVLYVYLISLMKDIKRLFRYHGAEHKNVNAYEHNCPLVIDKIQNWSTIHPRCGTSFIFFVLLISILLFSIVDTLVSAYVLHTPVPVYLRLGYHILLLPLISGVSYEVLKFSGKNLNHPIVKLLTVPGMALQHITTQPPDDDMIEIGLVAMKAALDMDISEHNVKIVEE
- a CDS encoding hemolysin family protein, encoding MTLVQIVLILIVLLFFLALCFFFAGLETGMLSIDQIKLEQEAKKSKSKAVVLQFVRQPDKFLGTTLIGNNICNVIIASLSTYLVNRLFAPYFDAHYTSLLVGVIVLIFGEIAPKAIFRDNAETLVPLMFPFLKFFYYLLKPFVMMVTWLNNFLRKLFRVQEGYQYDYLTKDDLSFLLSQTADDNKGDNQIEMIEDALDFTELSARNVMVPRTDIVAIQEKTTLAEVINIARNEGFTRYPVYRNNIDDIVGIFILYDILKMNCTPDMTAGEIIHEPLFAPENTDLDVLLKQMQTEQRSMTIIVDSYGGTAGIVTMEDILEEIVGDIEDEYDTDEDENAVEQVGPNTWLVAADTEIDRLADDYGIELPEGDYETIAGLILDRLERIPHQGQVVNVPPYSIQVLQATSKQIVKVKIHKIN
- the rpmE gene encoding 50S ribosomal protein L31 — protein: MKKGIHPKYELVTVTCACGNTFQTRSTKDKLQVEICNACHPFYTGKQKIIDTAGRVEKFNKKYNLKQDN